Proteins from one Pelosinus sp. IPA-1 genomic window:
- the narI gene encoding respiratory nitrate reductase subunit gamma: MNFIEQILWVIFPYIALTIFIIGHIYRYNMDQLGWTAKSSELLEKRSLQWGSILFHAGILAVVGGHISGLLIPKTFFESIGVNEHMYHMAAVYGGGPAGIVTLVGILILTFRRFGNDRVFAVSSKADLLVAVLVLVEVVLGLTSTATNVFQVGNFDYRETISPWLRGVLFLKPNASFMTGVPLVFKLHVVTGFGMFAIWPFTRLVHVWSMPVEYINRAYIQYFSRDLKDKSFH, translated from the coding sequence ATGAATTTTATAGAACAAATTCTATGGGTGATTTTTCCTTATATAGCATTAACTATCTTTATAATAGGACATATTTATCGCTATAACATGGATCAATTGGGCTGGACAGCTAAATCCAGTGAATTGTTGGAAAAACGTAGTCTACAGTGGGGTAGTATATTATTTCATGCTGGTATATTAGCTGTAGTTGGAGGGCATATTTCAGGTCTTTTGATTCCCAAGACCTTTTTTGAATCCATTGGAGTGAACGAGCATATGTACCATATGGCTGCTGTTTATGGTGGAGGACCCGCAGGGATAGTAACGCTAGTAGGTATTCTGATTTTAACTTTCCGTCGTTTTGGTAATGACCGTGTGTTTGCTGTTAGTAGTAAGGCTGATTTACTGGTAGCCGTTTTAGTGCTAGTAGAAGTAGTCTTAGGATTGACAAGTACAGCTACCAATGTGTTCCAGGTGGGAAATTTTGATTATCGAGAAACGATTAGTCCTTGGCTAAGAGGGGTATTGTTTTTGAAACCGAATGCTTCCTTTATGACTGGTGTACCTTTGGTATTTAAGCTTCATGTTGTGACCGGATTTGGAATGTTTGCTATTTGGCCATTTACAAGATTGGTGCATGTATGGAGTATGCCAGTCGAATATATAAATAGAGCGTATATTCAATATTTTAGTCGGGATTTAAAAGATAAATCCTTTCATTGA
- a CDS encoding GAF domain-containing protein: MNTLESTINKYLEDLRLRAGADFSALALQESRESTIRWKYAVGNKNERFRRIVLRLGKGIAGKVLMSGRPMILEHYEPRQHEDPQEYPILYAEELQSALGVPVLTKGKVKGVLLVGYRTPCVIEEVVIDLSKRVATELENSIDF; encoded by the coding sequence ATGAATACATTAGAAAGTACAATCAATAAATACTTAGAGGATTTGCGACTTAGGGCGGGTGCTGATTTCTCAGCGTTAGCTCTCCAGGAGTCAAGAGAATCTACGATCCGCTGGAAGTATGCAGTGGGTAATAAAAATGAACGGTTTCGACGGATTGTACTGCGTCTGGGCAAAGGAATTGCAGGGAAAGTATTGATGTCAGGCAGACCTATGATATTGGAACATTATGAACCTCGGCAACATGAAGATCCGCAAGAATACCCGATTCTTTATGCGGAAGAATTGCAATCCGCTCTAGGAGTGCCAGTACTAACAAAGGGAAAAGTCAAAGGAGTGCTTTTAGTGGGTTACCGTACTCCTTGCGTAATTGAGGAAGTAGTCATTGATTTATCAAAACGAGTTGCCACAGAACTAGAAAATAGTATAGACTTTTAA
- a CDS encoding PAS domain-containing sensor histidine kinase, with product MRRKTSESLLKMIFQYVSDAILILDEQGMIVEANPSIEMLTGYCTKELIHKVKLSSICQGMDKCADFTVCTNCFTNLGSISSFEIRLLHRNGQIFSAAASTTRLQEHMGGLLVVVLRDMSEHNKEEQKQLQKKMANYMIQAQEEERKRVSRELHDGVGQSIYSMIVGLNIIGQMELKDELKEHFQMVQDMAVQALNEVRYIAVDLRPSSLDDWGLLPALRSFIKQFERTYGIVTTLSVVGKERRYKSAVETALYRICQEAMVNAAKYANIDKLQIYFEEQDQQLHLVVTDFGRGFNIEKIEIQGTGLGLYGMRERAELIGGTLDITSNFGHGTTIRVNVPLSKQEETTYDHPCFNS from the coding sequence ATGAGGCGAAAAACTTCCGAATCCTTATTAAAAATGATTTTTCAGTATGTAAGCGATGCAATACTCATTTTAGATGAACAAGGAATGATTGTGGAGGCCAATCCATCGATTGAAATGCTGACAGGTTATTGTACTAAGGAGCTTATTCATAAAGTGAAATTAAGCAGTATTTGCCAGGGAATGGACAAATGTGCAGATTTTACCGTTTGTACAAATTGTTTTACGAATTTAGGAAGTATTTCTTCTTTTGAAATTCGCTTACTGCATAGGAATGGGCAAATCTTTTCCGCAGCTGCAAGTACGACTCGTTTGCAAGAACATATGGGTGGTTTGTTAGTAGTCGTACTAAGGGACATGTCAGAACATAATAAAGAGGAACAAAAGCAATTACAAAAAAAAATGGCTAATTATATGATTCAAGCACAAGAAGAGGAACGTAAGAGAGTATCCCGTGAATTGCATGACGGAGTAGGACAAAGTATTTATAGTATGATTGTGGGTCTTAATATCATTGGGCAAATGGAACTTAAAGATGAATTAAAAGAACATTTTCAAATGGTACAAGATATGGCGGTGCAGGCTTTAAATGAAGTACGATACATTGCTGTCGATCTTAGACCTTCCTCCCTCGATGATTGGGGTCTATTACCAGCCCTACGGTCTTTCATTAAACAGTTTGAGCGAACCTATGGCATTGTAACAACCTTATCTGTTGTAGGAAAAGAACGTCGTTACAAATCAGCGGTAGAAACGGCCCTTTATCGTATCTGTCAAGAGGCTATGGTTAACGCAGCTAAATATGCGAACATTGATAAACTACAGATATATTTTGAAGAACAGGATCAACAGTTGCACTTAGTAGTTACAGATTTTGGGCGGGGTTTTAATATTGAAAAGATTGAAATACAGGGAACAGGACTTGGGCTGTACGGTATGCGAGAGCGGGCAGAATTGATTGGCGGCACTCTTGATATTACATCCAACTTTGGCCATGGTACTACGATTCGGGTTAATGTTCCCTTAAGTAAACAGGAGGAAACAACTTATGACCATCCGTGTTTTAATAGCTGA
- a CDS encoding response regulator transcription factor, giving the protein MTIRVLIADDHAVVRSGLAMLINSQQDMEVVGEAADGREAVELGLKLLPQVALMDLSMPPGENGLIATARLKELLPQTRVLILTMHDDEEYLFQSLKAGAMGYILKNAPQFDLIQAIRTVNQGESYLYPSAAKSLIEGFLRQGNKREEVESLTLLTERERQTLRLVAMGYANKDIAEQLCLSVKTVEAYKTRIMEKLQFKTRPEMVKYAIKKGLLDLEG; this is encoded by the coding sequence ATGACCATCCGTGTTTTAATAGCTGATGATCACGCTGTTGTCCGTTCAGGATTAGCTATGCTAATTAACTCTCAGCAGGACATGGAGGTGGTTGGGGAAGCTGCAGATGGAAGGGAAGCTGTAGAATTAGGATTAAAACTACTTCCACAAGTGGCACTTATGGATTTGAGTATGCCTCCAGGTGAGAATGGTTTAATTGCTACTGCAAGATTAAAGGAATTGCTACCACAAACTCGAGTGCTGATTTTGACTATGCATGATGATGAAGAATATTTGTTTCAATCTCTAAAGGCAGGGGCAATGGGATACATCTTAAAGAACGCTCCTCAATTTGATTTAATTCAGGCGATTCGTACAGTTAACCAAGGAGAATCGTATTTGTATCCATCTGCTGCAAAATCGTTAATTGAAGGATTTTTGAGGCAAGGAAATAAAAGGGAAGAGGTTGAGTCACTCACCTTATTAACAGAACGAGAACGACAAACATTACGCTTAGTAGCTATGGGGTATGCTAATAAAGATATTGCTGAGCAACTTTGTCTTTCCGTCAAAACCGTTGAAGCTTATAAAACGAGAATAATGGAAAAACTCCAGTTTAAAACTAGGCCTGAAATGGTGAAGTACGCCATAAAAAAAGGACTATTAGATTTAGAGGGATAA
- the moaA gene encoding GTP 3',8-cyclase MoaA has translation MDGLYDIVGRRIHYLRVAVTDRCNFRCQYCMPSDGVKWTEHDNILRYEELLRIIHAFTSLGIDKVRITGGEPLVRKGLIPFLKKVTAIAGIKEVVLTTNGSMLEEYAPLLKKAGVKRVNVSLDTLYPERFKKITGQDALHQVLAGIKKAQAVGLTPIKINMVVMKDFNSDELVDFANLAMENPYQIRFIEYMPFCSDKNYLFTAAEIKQQLITAGFTTMLPEVSNNSPAQVYRFPQSQGSIGFITPVSQHFCSSCNRIRLTPDGNLKPCLLSNQEYSLRDVLRAGISDQELLDTIRQVVWNKPMEHELKKGKKSERGMYRIGG, from the coding sequence ATGGATGGATTATATGACATTGTAGGCAGGCGCATTCATTATTTGCGAGTAGCAGTAACCGACAGATGCAATTTTCGCTGTCAATACTGTATGCCATCAGATGGCGTAAAATGGACGGAGCATGACAATATTTTACGATATGAAGAACTACTACGAATTATCCATGCATTTACCAGCTTAGGAATTGATAAAGTACGTATTACTGGTGGAGAGCCTTTAGTACGTAAAGGTCTAATACCTTTTTTAAAAAAGGTTACAGCGATTGCAGGTATTAAAGAAGTCGTGCTAACAACCAATGGTAGTATGCTCGAAGAATATGCTCCCCTTTTAAAGAAAGCAGGGGTGAAACGCGTAAATGTGAGTCTTGATACCTTATATCCTGAAAGGTTTAAAAAAATAACAGGACAAGATGCATTGCATCAAGTATTGGCAGGGATAAAAAAAGCGCAAGCAGTAGGTCTTACGCCAATTAAAATAAATATGGTTGTTATGAAAGATTTCAATTCAGATGAACTTGTTGACTTTGCGAATTTGGCAATGGAGAATCCATATCAAATTCGATTTATTGAATATATGCCCTTTTGCTCTGATAAAAACTACCTATTTACCGCAGCTGAGATAAAACAACAACTTATTACCGCTGGTTTTACGACAATGCTTCCAGAGGTGAGTAATAATTCTCCAGCTCAAGTATATCGTTTTCCCCAATCGCAGGGTTCAATTGGTTTTATTACTCCTGTATCCCAGCATTTCTGTAGCTCCTGCAATCGCATTCGTCTCACACCCGATGGCAATCTTAAGCCCTGTTTATTATCGAACCAAGAATATTCTTTGCGAGATGTTTTACGTGCAGGAATCTCTGATCAAGAGCTTTTAGATACGATAAGACAAGTGGTTTGGAATAAGCCGATGGAACATGAGTTAAAGAAGGGGAAGAAAAGTGAAAGGGGCATGTATCGTATTGGAGGGTAA
- a CDS encoding molybdenum cofactor guanylyltransferase, with protein MKGACIVLEGNRFSIVVLAGGQSSRMGCDKAALPWENGDILHNLLLKMLTLSDDILVVSNITRNIKLPVRQVPDILMSKGPLSGIHAGLFYARYSRVFVTACDTPFLKPEIIPIIVQSLESQDGAVTVRKGKIEPLLACYRKPCAAIIEELIPKEQYSVLRLLDKIHWVPVTCLDELDDCLFTNINTYSDYEKAKLILGRGKEV; from the coding sequence GTGAAAGGGGCATGTATCGTATTGGAGGGTAACCGGTTTTCAATTGTTGTATTAGCAGGTGGTCAGAGTAGCCGGATGGGCTGCGACAAAGCGGCACTTCCTTGGGAAAATGGAGATATCCTCCATAACTTATTGTTAAAAATGCTAACATTGTCTGATGATATCCTAGTAGTGAGTAACATCACTAGAAATATTAAACTGCCTGTCCGGCAAGTTCCTGATATCCTAATGTCTAAAGGGCCCTTAAGTGGTATTCATGCAGGACTATTCTATGCTCGATATTCTCGGGTTTTTGTTACGGCCTGTGATACACCTTTTTTAAAACCTGAAATTATTCCAATTATTGTTCAATCCTTGGAAAGCCAGGATGGGGCTGTTACTGTACGTAAAGGGAAAATAGAACCCCTATTGGCCTGTTATCGAAAACCTTGCGCTGCCATAATCGAAGAGCTTATTCCGAAGGAACAATACAGTGTTCTTAGATTGTTAGATAAAATTCACTGGGTGCCTGTTACTTGTCTAGATGAACTGGATGATTGCCTTTTTACAAACATTAATACGTATAGTGATTATGAAAAAGCAAAACTAATATTGGGAAGGGGAAAAGAAGTATGA
- the mobB gene encoding molybdopterin-guanine dinucleotide biosynthesis protein B — protein sequence MIPLISFVGYSDSGKTTLLVKVISELKSRGYRIAVIKHDGHDFEIDHKGTDTYKHRQAGADIVCIASSKKVAIIENFTHPPVLDDIVQSITNVDLILTEGFKQEKKPQIEVHRQGIECIGPKKNRIALIADQQIYEGVPYFKLDEIEAVADFLENIIQDSTL from the coding sequence ATGATACCCCTTATATCATTTGTGGGCTATTCTGATAGTGGTAAAACCACCCTTTTGGTAAAGGTTATTTCTGAGCTTAAAAGTCGTGGTTATCGAATTGCTGTTATTAAACATGATGGACATGATTTTGAAATAGATCATAAAGGGACTGATACTTACAAGCACCGCCAAGCTGGTGCTGATATTGTATGTATTGCCTCTAGTAAGAAAGTCGCTATAATAGAAAACTTTACTCATCCACCAGTATTGGATGATATAGTGCAGAGTATTACTAATGTTGATTTGATTTTGACGGAAGGCTTTAAACAAGAAAAAAAACCACAAATCGAAGTACACCGCCAGGGAATAGAATGTATTGGTCCCAAAAAGAATCGGATTGCGTTAATTGCGGATCAACAGATTTATGAGGGTGTACCGTATTTTAAATTGGATGAGATAGAAGCGGTTGCTGACTTTTTAGAAAATATAATTCAAGATTCAACGCTATAG
- the glp gene encoding gephyrin-like molybdotransferase Glp, translating to MAISLEDSMSILLEKIKLQKKTHISLEDCYNRVLAEDIIADMDFPPFDRSPLDGYAVRMEDVQSASSFNPVVLKQVDYVPAGSWPSKKVEIGMATRIMTGAKIPEGADAIIRLEDTEVQQDMVSIFAAKDANHNICRQGEEICIGQIMLKKGTVIKDGAMGILAMLGRSKPLVYEQPKVAILATGTEIVSVDQPLTKGKIRNSNSYMLMAKVREAGGQPILLGQVKDDIKEMEKKLIGHENIAMYITTGGASVGDYDLMEQLFYKMKIPMLFSRLAMKPGMPVITGFWHDTLVVALSGNPASANVSFEVLLRPLLRKMAGIIEIERPRAEAKLKKAFNKKSKSRRFIWARCENIDGALYAEPIDFQGNGMLSGLLPANALIDVSADSSCLPIGTRVNLRLLTD from the coding sequence ATGGCAATATCATTAGAAGATTCTATGTCAATTTTACTAGAAAAAATAAAATTGCAAAAAAAAACTCATATTTCCCTAGAAGATTGCTATAATCGGGTATTAGCAGAAGACATTATTGCAGATATGGATTTTCCTCCTTTTGATCGATCGCCCTTAGATGGTTATGCAGTAAGAATGGAAGATGTACAATCTGCCTCTTCTTTTAATCCTGTGGTGCTAAAACAAGTAGATTATGTACCAGCAGGCAGTTGGCCAAGTAAAAAAGTTGAAATAGGCATGGCAACACGCATTATGACAGGGGCGAAAATCCCTGAAGGAGCAGATGCTATCATTCGACTGGAAGATACAGAAGTTCAACAGGACATGGTTAGCATCTTCGCAGCTAAAGATGCCAATCACAATATCTGTAGGCAAGGGGAAGAAATTTGTATTGGCCAGATTATGCTAAAAAAAGGCACGGTCATTAAGGATGGAGCGATGGGGATACTGGCGATGCTTGGCAGGAGTAAACCCTTGGTTTATGAGCAGCCGAAAGTTGCTATCTTGGCTACTGGGACTGAGATTGTTAGTGTTGATCAGCCTCTAACCAAAGGAAAGATTCGGAATTCGAATAGTTATATGTTAATGGCAAAAGTTAGAGAAGCTGGAGGACAACCGATTCTTTTAGGGCAGGTCAAAGATGATATTAAAGAAATGGAAAAGAAGCTAATAGGGCATGAGAACATTGCTATGTATATCACGACAGGGGGGGCGTCTGTTGGTGATTATGACTTAATGGAGCAATTATTTTATAAAATGAAAATTCCCATGTTATTCAGTCGCTTAGCAATGAAGCCAGGCATGCCGGTAATAACAGGTTTCTGGCATGATACATTGGTGGTAGCCTTATCTGGAAATCCGGCATCAGCAAATGTTTCTTTTGAAGTGCTACTAAGGCCTTTACTGCGAAAAATGGCAGGAATTATTGAGATTGAAAGGCCTAGAGCAGAAGCTAAGCTTAAGAAGGCCTTTAATAAAAAAAGTAAGTCTAGGCGTTTCATTTGGGCTAGGTGTGAAAATATCGATGGAGCCCTATATGCTGAACCGATTGATTTTCAAGGAAATGGTATGTTGTCAGGCTTGTTGCCAGCTAACGCTCTTATTGATGTTTCGGCGGACAGTAGTTGTTTACCAATAGGAACGAGGGTAAATCTTCGTTTATTGACTGATTAG
- a CDS encoding molybdopterin-binding protein: MKSIDVSQAIGMILGQDLTRVVPGETSGVAFKKGHIIKAEDISLMRSMGKNNVYVMEFGEDQVHENDAAEQLALLVGHKDLLLSEAAEGKVGIRAQCHGLLKINTEKLFEINMLEGVALSTLHNNSLVCVNELVAIAKIIPLVLPKKTMNQVKEICIDEDIIRIIPFTAKKAGLLITGSEVYYGIIQDKFEAVIKKKFADLGSVVTETIFLPDDENLIAEKIKTLAAKNDIVFVTGGMSVDPDDVTLAGVKKAGADVAVYGTPVLPGAMFMTAYLGEIPVIGIPACGMFSKVTVLDVVLPKILIGERITRQYIASLGHGGLCRRCESGCTYPHCSFAK, encoded by the coding sequence ATGAAATCAATTGATGTAAGTCAGGCAATCGGTATGATCTTAGGACAAGATCTTACTCGTGTTGTCCCTGGGGAAACGAGCGGCGTAGCTTTTAAAAAGGGTCATATCATTAAGGCAGAAGATATTTCTTTAATGCGCAGCATGGGGAAAAATAATGTATATGTTATGGAATTTGGTGAGGATCAAGTTCACGAAAATGATGCAGCAGAGCAGTTAGCCCTTTTGGTAGGACATAAAGACTTGTTGCTATCAGAAGCTGCCGAAGGTAAGGTAGGGATACGGGCACAGTGTCATGGTCTACTTAAGATAAATACTGAGAAATTATTTGAAATTAATATGTTAGAGGGGGTAGCCCTTTCTACCTTACATAATAATAGCCTTGTGTGTGTGAATGAACTAGTCGCTATTGCAAAGATTATCCCTCTGGTTTTACCAAAGAAAACAATGAATCAAGTAAAAGAAATATGTATAGATGAAGATATAATCCGTATTATCCCTTTTACTGCGAAAAAGGCAGGCTTACTGATTACAGGAAGTGAGGTATATTATGGTATAATACAAGATAAATTTGAAGCGGTAATAAAAAAGAAGTTTGCAGATCTGGGCAGTGTAGTAACAGAAACAATATTTTTACCAGATGATGAAAATTTAATCGCAGAAAAGATAAAGACATTGGCTGCCAAAAATGACATTGTATTTGTAACTGGCGGCATGTCAGTCGATCCTGATGACGTTACATTGGCAGGTGTAAAAAAGGCAGGGGCAGATGTAGCAGTATATGGCACACCTGTTTTACCAGGTGCTATGTTTATGACGGCCTATTTAGGTGAAATACCTGTAATCGGTATTCCTGCATGTGGTATGTTTAGTAAAGTAACGGTGCTTGATGTAGTATTACCCAAGATATTAATCGGTGAGCGTATTACGCGCCAGTATATAGCTTCCCTAGGACATGGTGGTTTATGTCGCCGTTGCGAGAGTGGCTGCACGTATCCTCATTGTTCATTTGCAAAGTAA
- the moaC gene encoding cyclic pyranopterin monophosphate synthase MoaC, which translates to MGEFTHFNTKGESHMVDVSAKEITHRQAVARGQIFMEVETLEKIYDSQIAKGNVLEVARLAGIMAAKQTQHLIPLCHPLPISSVMISFTKGEASVIIEATVRVSGQTGVEMEAMTAVSIAALTIYDMCKAIDRSMVISNVCLMKKEGGKSGLFEREDDPCLQK; encoded by the coding sequence ATGGGAGAATTTACTCATTTTAATACCAAAGGTGAGAGTCATATGGTGGATGTGAGTGCAAAAGAGATAACCCATCGACAAGCAGTTGCTCGTGGACAAATTTTTATGGAAGTGGAAACATTAGAAAAGATATATGACAGTCAAATTGCCAAAGGCAATGTTTTGGAAGTGGCACGTTTAGCGGGTATTATGGCGGCTAAACAGACACAGCATTTAATACCTCTTTGCCATCCTTTACCGATAAGTTCTGTTATGATCAGTTTCACCAAAGGGGAAGCCTCTGTTATCATTGAGGCGACTGTTAGAGTGAGCGGACAAACAGGTGTTGAAATGGAAGCCATGACAGCCGTTAGCATCGCCGCTTTGACCATATATGACATGTGTAAAGCCATTGACCGTTCTATGGTAATATCGAATGTTTGTTTAATGAAAAAGGAAGGCGGTAAGAGTGGCCTATTTGAGAGGGAGGACGATCCATGTCTGCAAAAATAG